The genomic window CCCATCTGATCTGGCAGGTCGCGGTGGGCGCGTGGCCGATCTCCAAGGACCGGCTGCGGGCGTACGCGGTGAAAGCGGCCCGGGAAGCCGGCACCTGCACGTCCTGGGTGCGTCCCGACGAATCCTTCGAGAACGCGTTACAGCAGATGGTCGACCGGATCTACGACGACCCGGCGCTGAACCGCGAAGTGACCGATTTCGCCGCGTCGATCACCCCGCCCGGCTGGTCCAACTCGCTCGGCCAGAAGCTGGTGCAGCTGGCCATGCCTGGAGTGCCCGACGTCTATCAGGGCACCGAACTGTGGGACCACTCACTTGTCGACCCGGACAACCGCCGCCCGGTCGACTTCGGCGAGCGCCGGGAACTACTCGGCCGCCTCGACGACGGGTGGCTGCCCCCGGTCGACGAGACCGGCGCCGCCAAGCTCCTGGTCACCAGCCGGGTGCTGCGCCTGCGCCGGCAGCGCCCGGAACTCTTCGCCGGGTACCGTCCGGTCTGGGCCGACGGCCGGGCCCCCGAGCACGTGTTCGCCTTCGACCGGGGCGGGGTCGTCGCGGTCACCACCCGGCTCCCGGTCGGATTGTCACGGCACGGCGGCTGGGGCGACACCACGCTGTCACTCGACGGACATAGTTGGACGGAAGTGTTCACGAACACCGGTTACGGCGGGAACCGCCTATCGGTGGCCGAACTGCTGCAGACCTATCCCGTCGCTCTCCTGGTGAAAGAATGACTCTCTTCTCGGTCTGGGCGCCGGACAAGCCCGTCACACTTCACCTGGACGGCCGCGACCACGCGATGGAGCCCGGTGAGGGCGGCTGGTGGCACGCCGAGGTCGCCTCCGAGGCCGTCGACTACGGCTTCCGCCTGCCCGATCAGGACCGGCCGCTGCCCGACCCGCGCTCGCCCTGGCAGCCCGACGGGGTGCACGGCCTGAGCCGGGTCTACGACCACGCCGCCTTCGGCTGGACCGATCAGGGCTGGACCGGGCGGCAACTGCCCGGCTCGGTCCTCTACGAGCTGCACATCGGCACGTTCACCCCGCAGGGCACGTTCGACGCCGCGATCGAGCGCCTCGACCACCTGGTGGACCTCGGTGTCGACCTGGTCGAACTGCTGCCGGTCAACGCCTTCAACGGCACCTACAACTGGGGGTACGACGGGGTCTGCTGGTTCGCCCCGCACGAGGCGTACGGCGGGCCCGACGGTCTCAAGCGTTTCGTCGACGCCGCCCACAGCCGGGGCCTAGGCGTGGTGCTCGACGTGGTCTACAACCACTTCGGGCCGAGCGGGGCGTACGCGCCGATGTTCGCGCCCTATCTGGGCGGCGGCAGCAACCCGTGGGGCAGCTCGGTCAACCTCGGCGGACCCGGCTCCGACGAGGTCCGCCGGTACATCGTCGACAGCGTCCTGATGTGGCTGCGCGACTACCACATCGACGGCCTGCGGCTCGACGCCGTGCACGCGCTGCACGACGAGGGTGCCGTCCACCTGCTCGAACAGATGGCCGTCGAGGTCGAGTCGCTCTCCACCGAACTGCGCCGGCCACTCACGCTGATCGCCGAGTCCGACCTCAACGACCCGCGGTTGATCACCCCGCGCGAGGCCGGCGGCCATGGCCTGCACGCCCAGTGGGACGACGACGTCCACCACGCCCTGCACACCCTGCTGACCGGGGAACGACAGGGCTACTACGGCGACTTCGGGTCCCTGGACTGCCTGCGCACCGTCCTCGAGGGTGGTTTCTTCCACGCCGGCACCTGGTCGTCGTTCCGGGGGCGGCGGCACGGCCGTCCGGTCGACCGGCAGCGCACCCCCGGCCATCGGTT from Actinoplanes derwentensis includes these protein-coding regions:
- the treZ gene encoding malto-oligosyltrehalose trehalohydrolase is translated as MTLFSVWAPDKPVTLHLDGRDHAMEPGEGGWWHAEVASEAVDYGFRLPDQDRPLPDPRSPWQPDGVHGLSRVYDHAAFGWTDQGWTGRQLPGSVLYELHIGTFTPQGTFDAAIERLDHLVDLGVDLVELLPVNAFNGTYNWGYDGVCWFAPHEAYGGPDGLKRFVDAAHSRGLGVVLDVVYNHFGPSGAYAPMFAPYLGGGSNPWGSSVNLGGPGSDEVRRYIVDSVLMWLRDYHIDGLRLDAVHALHDEGAVHLLEQMAVEVESLSTELRRPLTLIAESDLNDPRLITPREAGGHGLHAQWDDDVHHALHTLLTGERQGYYGDFGSLDCLRTVLEGGFFHAGTWSSFRGRRHGRPVDRQRTPGHRFVAFLQNHDQIGNRAAGDRLTATLSPGLLKVAATLLLTSPFTPMLFMGEEWAAGSPWQYFTSHPEPDLAAAVRNGRRREFSRHGWAEDDVPDPQDPATFERSKLDWSEPGKPGHAEILDLYRRLIALRRSLPGLTDPWLHQVEVWHGDQHVVIRRGPSVVAVNLAECAQTVSVRALPKAVLLATSPGVIVERDRLVLPPESAAVVSVR